The following are encoded in a window of Flavobacteriales bacterium genomic DNA:
- a CDS encoding DUF4956 domain-containing protein, with protein sequence MKVFGMPLFHPDMWELLFKFGINITVLFILIRLIYYPIHRKKDYLFTYFLFNVLIFFLCVLLNSVKLSIGFAFGLFAIFGVLRYRTEQISIKDMTYLFAVITIAVINSLASKKVSLAELLFTDGMILLVTFALEHLWLTRHEAMKQLIYERIDLIKPANRAQLFQDLQQRLGVKVSRVEVGRIDLLRDTAQMRVFYYEDEQDHGSFMDAPRDDGDD encoded by the coding sequence ATGAAAGTATTCGGCATGCCGCTCTTCCACCCCGACATGTGGGAGCTGCTCTTCAAGTTCGGCATCAACATCACGGTGCTGTTCATCCTCATCCGGCTCATCTATTACCCCATCCACCGGAAGAAGGACTACCTCTTCACCTACTTCCTGTTCAATGTGCTCATCTTCTTCCTGTGCGTGCTGCTGAACAGCGTGAAACTCAGCATCGGCTTCGCCTTCGGCCTGTTCGCCATCTTCGGCGTGCTGCGCTACCGCACCGAGCAGATCTCCATCAAGGACATGACCTACCTGTTCGCGGTGATCACCATCGCGGTGATCAATTCACTCGCGAGCAAGAAGGTGAGCCTGGCCGAACTGCTGTTCACCGATGGCATGATCCTGCTGGTGACCTTCGCGCTGGAGCATCTCTGGCTCACGCGGCATGAGGCCATGAAGCAGCTGATCTACGAGCGCATCGACCTGATCAAGCCGGCGAACCGCGCGCAGCTCTTCCAGGACCTGCAGCAGCGGCTCGGGGTTAAGGTCTCACGCGTGGAGGTGGGCCGGATCGATCTGCTGCGCGACACGGCCCAGATGCGTGTGTTCTATTACGAGGACGAGCAGGACCACGGCTCCTTCATGGACGCGCCCCGCGACGACGGGGATGACTGA
- the ispF gene encoding 2-C-methyl-D-erythritol 2,4-cyclodiphosphate synthase: protein MTDFRVGFGYDTHRLADGRELWIGGIRIPHHQGLLGHSDADVLLHALCDALLGAVAMGDIGQHFPDTDPAWKGADSKLLLKAVVDKLGAVGWRVGNVDCTLVMERPKIMPHVPAMRAAIAPILGVGDDAVGIKATTNEKIGFVGREEGACAYAIALVHRA from the coding sequence ATGACCGACTTCCGCGTCGGTTTCGGCTACGACACGCATCGGCTGGCCGACGGCCGGGAACTTTGGATCGGGGGGATCCGCATTCCGCACCACCAAGGACTTCTGGGCCACTCCGATGCCGATGTGCTGTTGCATGCCTTGTGCGATGCGCTGCTGGGAGCCGTGGCCATGGGCGACATAGGCCAGCACTTCCCCGACACCGATCCCGCTTGGAAAGGCGCTGACAGCAAGCTGCTGCTGAAGGCCGTGGTGGACAAGCTCGGCGCGGTCGGCTGGCGCGTCGGCAACGTGGACTGCACGCTGGTGATGGAGCGCCCGAAGATCATGCCCCATGTGCCGGCCATGCGCGCGGCCATCGCGCCCATCCTGGGTGTGGGCGATGATGCCGTGGGGATCAAGGCCACCACCAACGAGAAGATCGGATTCGTGGGCCGCGAGGAAGGCGCCTGCGCCTATGCCATCGCGCTCGTGCACCGCGCCTGA
- the porV gene encoding type IX secretion system outer membrane channel protein PorV encodes MLALRPLAPLLLVLVLWTSASVVHAQPCDPQFQAAGQQCGDQLNTITTAVPFLIISPDSRAGGMGDAGVAVSPDANAIHWNPAKLAFAENDGEFFMSYSPWLRNLVPDMSLAYLAGYKRLSNKRSAVGGSLRYFNLGSILFTDINGATIRDFKPAEFAVDLAFAQQFSDRVSGGVAIRYVNSNLTGGISVQGANSKAGQSVAADVSAYYVNDEMQVSGRDATLAFGINISNIGAKMSYTETAAQDFIPINLRLGPSFKLDLDEYNSITFAFDVNKLLVPTPPVYLLDENGAVVIDPVTGRPAVASGVDPTVGVAAGMFGSFSDAPGVVYYDDNGNLLIESGSRFREEMREINLAGGFEYWYADQFAFRTGYFWEHYTKGNRKYFTIGAGVRYNIFSLDLSYLIANMQRSPLANTLRFTLGFRFDGKGPKKKPSEG; translated from the coding sequence ATGCTTGCTTTACGACCCCTGGCGCCCCTGTTGCTCGTGCTTGTTCTGTGGACCTCGGCTTCCGTTGTTCACGCCCAGCCCTGCGACCCCCAGTTCCAGGCCGCGGGCCAGCAGTGCGGCGATCAATTGAACACCATCACCACGGCGGTCCCCTTCCTCATCATTTCCCCTGATTCGCGGGCCGGTGGCATGGGTGATGCCGGCGTGGCCGTTTCGCCCGATGCCAATGCCATCCACTGGAACCCCGCCAAACTGGCCTTCGCCGAGAATGACGGGGAGTTCTTCATGAGCTACAGCCCTTGGCTGCGCAATCTGGTGCCCGACATGAGCCTGGCCTACCTGGCGGGCTACAAGCGCCTGAGCAACAAGCGCAGCGCCGTGGGCGGCTCGCTCCGCTATTTCAACCTGGGCAGCATCCTGTTCACCGATATCAATGGGGCCACCATCCGGGACTTCAAGCCGGCCGAGTTCGCCGTGGACCTGGCCTTCGCCCAGCAGTTCAGCGATCGCGTCTCCGGTGGTGTGGCCATCCGCTACGTCAACAGCAACCTCACCGGCGGCATCAGCGTGCAGGGCGCCAATTCCAAAGCGGGCCAGAGCGTGGCGGCCGATGTGAGCGCCTACTACGTGAATGATGAGATGCAAGTGAGCGGGCGCGATGCCACCCTGGCCTTCGGGATCAACATCTCGAACATCGGCGCCAAGATGTCCTACACGGAGACCGCCGCGCAGGACTTCATCCCCATCAACCTGCGTCTGGGCCCCAGCTTCAAACTGGACCTCGACGAGTACAACAGCATCACCTTCGCCTTCGATGTGAACAAGCTGCTGGTGCCCACCCCGCCGGTGTACCTGCTGGATGAGAATGGCGCCGTGGTGATCGACCCCGTGACCGGCCGGCCCGCGGTGGCCAGCGGCGTGGACCCCACCGTGGGTGTGGCGGCCGGCATGTTCGGTTCCTTCTCCGACGCCCCGGGCGTGGTCTACTACGATGACAACGGCAACCTCCTGATCGAATCGGGCAGCCGCTTCCGCGAGGAGATGCGCGAGATCAACCTGGCCGGTGGTTTTGAGTATTGGTACGCGGACCAATTCGCTTTCCGCACCGGCTATTTCTGGGAGCACTATACCAAGGGCAACCGCAAGTACTTCACCATCGGGGCGGGGGTGCGCTACAACATCTTCTCGCTCGATCTGAGCTACCTGATCGCCAACATGCAGCGCAGTCCGCTGGCCAACACGCTGCGCTTCACCCTGGGCTTCCGTTTCGACGGGAAGGGACCCAAGAAGAAGCCTTCGGAGGGATGA
- the porU gene encoding type IX secretion system sortase PorU: MTRPRYLVAAVLLVVLLIHIPTMGQVGVDRVLQWTSMLVEATPQVRGQAAPMDQQRTPQGELVQPSTFQGAFIDRARGELPFHQETLPLRMGATGFTAHLSNAQYAQLTMAERGQWPTLDTIGSAPEVLTHLGWYRKRPQAMVSILPFRRDPATGRLEKLVSFRLDIVEQVGMAKDGVAKAYPETSRLAAGDWYRFTVHRDGVYRLTYEFLNSLGLNVNGLASDQINVYGNHFGMLPFQNNVDRPTDLLLNAIEVVDGGDGVFGPGDHILFYASGPNRWDLKNGRFEHTKNVYSDSASYFIGIGIDPPKRITTVPLANEAPTRTVTNFDDRQFIERDLVNLLKSGRTFFGEHFDVVTTYNFSFETPFLEPGAEATLIVNGAARTIGQQNISSFTITSGGALNNTFNVQGVPEQYTSLFARPFNQLMTLSPSGGTVPVSMTFNKFNPITSVAWLNFLSLNCRRELRMIGDQLAFRDLASVGTGEIAEFVVQQAQAVHRIWEIGDPVNVRTLPFILEGQNAIFRLHTDTLREFIAFRDAGYLTPVGRGAVTNQDLHATALPTDLVIVCPPIFMAQAQRLAQRRVDDGFNVRIATPQQVFNEFSSGARDATAIKRYMRMLYDRAGTDEELMPRYLLLFGDGSYNNISLAESNQNFVPSYQTENSTLPTQTYTSDDYFGLLDANEGEFSGDLVDIGIGRLPVHTAQQAREVVDKILDHDRLLMLSATGDVCSTTGDGGMADWRSQVLFVSDDQTGDSFEGWIHMSQSNILATRVETEHPCFNVDKILLDAYQQISTPGGQRYPQANTDIREKVQKGVLLVNYIGHGGEVGWAHERILDISTILGWTNRDRLPLFMTATCEFSRWDDPGRTSAGEYVLLNPGGGGIGLMSTTRLAFAGENFALGQKFYDHVFNKVGPDGRPQMLGDIYRETKRAISTASPNSVNHRNFSLLGDPSQRLAMPRLDARITAITDTMGNTLDTLKALSTVRIRGFIDDGGGQPLAGFNGLVIPTVYDKELQQATLANDGGQPYDFKIRKNIIYRGKASVTNGEFNFTFVVPKDINYAFGTGRVSCYAESWDQNACGYDNDPIVGGTASDVAEDAEGPRIDLYMNDDRFVRGGMTDESPLLFAKLFDDNGINTVGSSIGHDLLATLNENSEQAIVLNDLYEADLDTYKSGTVRYRFKDLADGPHTLHLKAWDVFNNSSEATTEFVVAPSAELALAHVLNYPNPFTTYTEFFFEHNRPCTTLQVQVQVFTVAGRLVKTISRQLACEGYRIEGLPWDGRDDFGDKLGRGVYVYRVGVVTPEGERAEKFEKLVILR, encoded by the coding sequence ATGACGCGCCCTCGGTACCTCGTCGCTGCCGTTCTCCTCGTCGTTCTTCTGATCCACATTCCCACCATGGGCCAGGTGGGTGTGGATCGCGTGCTCCAATGGACATCCATGCTTGTGGAAGCCACCCCGCAGGTCAGAGGGCAGGCCGCACCGATGGACCAACAACGCACGCCCCAAGGGGAGCTTGTCCAACCTTCTACTTTCCAAGGCGCCTTCATCGACCGTGCGCGTGGCGAATTGCCCTTCCATCAGGAGACCCTGCCCTTGCGCATGGGTGCCACGGGCTTTACCGCCCACCTGAGCAACGCCCAGTATGCGCAACTCACCATGGCCGAACGCGGCCAATGGCCCACGCTCGACACCATCGGCAGCGCCCCCGAGGTGCTCACCCACTTGGGTTGGTACCGCAAGCGCCCCCAAGCCATGGTCAGCATCCTGCCGTTCCGGCGCGACCCGGCCACAGGCCGCTTGGAGAAGTTGGTCTCCTTCCGGCTGGACATCGTGGAGCAGGTGGGCATGGCAAAGGACGGCGTGGCGAAGGCCTACCCCGAGACCTCCAGGCTGGCCGCAGGGGACTGGTATCGCTTCACTGTGCATCGTGACGGGGTGTACCGGCTCACCTATGAATTCCTGAACAGCCTGGGGCTGAATGTGAACGGCCTGGCATCGGACCAGATCAACGTCTATGGCAACCACTTCGGCATGCTGCCTTTCCAGAACAACGTGGATCGGCCAACGGACCTGCTGCTGAACGCGATCGAGGTGGTGGACGGTGGTGATGGGGTATTCGGTCCTGGAGACCATATCCTGTTCTATGCCTCGGGACCGAATCGATGGGACCTGAAGAACGGCCGCTTCGAGCACACCAAGAACGTCTACAGCGATTCGGCCAGCTACTTCATCGGCATTGGTATCGACCCGCCCAAGCGCATCACCACGGTACCACTCGCCAATGAAGCGCCCACACGCACGGTGACCAACTTTGATGACCGGCAGTTCATTGAACGCGACCTGGTGAATCTGCTCAAGTCCGGCCGCACCTTCTTCGGTGAGCATTTCGACGTGGTCACCACCTACAATTTCAGTTTCGAGACCCCTTTCCTGGAGCCGGGCGCGGAGGCCACGCTCATCGTCAATGGGGCGGCACGCACGATCGGGCAGCAGAACATCAGTTCATTCACCATTACCTCCGGTGGTGCCCTCAACAACACCTTCAACGTGCAGGGCGTGCCGGAACAATACACGTCACTTTTCGCGCGTCCCTTCAATCAGTTGATGACCTTGTCGCCATCGGGCGGCACAGTGCCCGTGTCGATGACCTTCAACAAGTTCAATCCGATCACCTCGGTGGCCTGGTTGAACTTCCTGTCCTTGAATTGCCGGAGGGAGCTGCGCATGATCGGCGACCAACTCGCGTTCCGCGACCTGGCGTCGGTGGGAACCGGGGAGATCGCTGAGTTCGTGGTGCAGCAGGCGCAGGCGGTGCATCGCATCTGGGAGATCGGCGACCCGGTGAACGTACGTACCCTGCCCTTCATCCTCGAAGGCCAGAATGCCATCTTCAGGCTTCACACCGACACGCTTCGTGAGTTCATCGCCTTCCGTGATGCGGGCTATCTCACGCCGGTGGGGCGTGGTGCCGTAACCAACCAGGACCTGCACGCCACAGCACTGCCCACCGACCTGGTCATCGTGTGCCCGCCCATCTTCATGGCGCAGGCGCAGCGCCTGGCCCAGCGCCGGGTGGACGACGGGTTCAATGTGCGCATCGCGACCCCGCAACAGGTCTTCAACGAATTCAGTTCGGGCGCCCGCGACGCCACGGCGATCAAGCGCTACATGCGGATGCTTTACGATCGCGCCGGCACGGACGAGGAGTTGATGCCGCGCTACCTGCTGCTCTTCGGTGATGGCTCATACAACAACATCTCACTGGCCGAGAGCAACCAGAATTTCGTTCCCAGCTACCAGACCGAGAACTCCACACTGCCCACACAGACTTACACCTCGGACGACTATTTCGGCCTGCTGGATGCCAATGAGGGGGAGTTCTCCGGCGACCTGGTGGATATCGGCATCGGTCGGCTGCCCGTGCATACCGCCCAGCAGGCACGCGAGGTGGTGGACAAGATCCTGGACCATGACCGCCTGCTGATGCTGAGCGCCACCGGCGACGTCTGCTCCACCACCGGCGATGGTGGCATGGCCGACTGGCGCTCCCAGGTGCTCTTCGTCAGCGACGACCAGACCGGCGATTCCTTCGAAGGCTGGATACACATGTCGCAGAGCAACATCCTCGCCACCCGGGTGGAAACCGAGCACCCCTGCTTCAATGTGGACAAGATCCTGCTGGACGCCTACCAGCAGATCAGCACCCCCGGCGGCCAGCGCTACCCCCAGGCCAATACGGACATCCGCGAGAAGGTGCAGAAAGGCGTGCTGCTGGTGAATTACATCGGCCACGGTGGTGAGGTGGGTTGGGCGCACGAACGGATCCTGGACATCAGCACCATACTGGGTTGGACAAACCGCGACCGGCTGCCCCTGTTCATGACCGCCACCTGTGAGTTCTCCCGTTGGGATGATCCGGGGCGCACCAGTGCTGGCGAGTATGTACTGCTCAACCCCGGCGGTGGGGGCATCGGCCTGATGAGCACCACGCGCCTGGCCTTCGCTGGGGAGAATTTCGCCTTGGGCCAGAAATTCTACGACCATGTGTTCAACAAGGTCGGCCCGGATGGAAGGCCCCAGATGCTGGGCGACATTTACCGCGAGACCAAGCGCGCCATCTCCACGGCCAGCCCCAACAGCGTGAACCACCGCAACTTCTCCCTCTTGGGCGACCCCAGCCAGCGCCTGGCCATGCCCCGGCTGGACGCTCGTATCACCGCCATTACCGATACGATGGGGAACACCTTGGATACGCTGAAAGCCTTGAGCACGGTGCGCATCCGGGGCTTCATCGACGATGGCGGCGGACAACCGCTGGCAGGCTTCAACGGTCTGGTGATCCCCACCGTGTACGACAAGGAACTGCAACAGGCCACCCTGGCGAACGATGGCGGTCAGCCCTATGATTTCAAGATCCGCAAGAACATCATCTACCGGGGCAAGGCCTCCGTGACCAATGGCGAGTTCAACTTCACCTTCGTGGTACCCAAGGACATCAACTACGCTTTCGGCACCGGGCGTGTCAGCTGCTATGCCGAAAGCTGGGACCAGAACGCCTGCGGGTACGACAACGACCCCATCGTGGGAGGCACCGCCAGCGACGTGGCCGAGGATGCGGAAGGGCCACGCATCGACCTGTACATGAATGATGACCGTTTCGTGCGCGGGGGCATGACCGATGAGAGTCCTTTGCTTTTCGCCAAGCTCTTCGATGACAATGGCATCAACACGGTGGGCAGCAGCATTGGCCACGACCTGCTGGCCACCCTCAACGAGAACAGCGAGCAGGCCATCGTGCTCAACGACCTCTATGAGGCCGACCTGGACACCTACAAGAGCGGTACGGTGCGGTATCGCTTCAAGGACCTTGCTGATGGTCCCCACACCCTGCACCTGAAGGCCTGGGACGTGTTCAACAACAGCAGCGAGGCCACCACGGAGTTCGTTGTGGCGCCCTCCGCGGAATTGGCCCTGGCCCATGTGCTCAACTATCCGAACCCCTTCACCACCTACACGGAGTTCTTCTTCGAGCACAACCGGCCCTGCACCACCTTGCAGGTGCAGGTACAGGTCTTCACCGTGGCGGGCAGGCTGGTGAAGACCATCAGCCGCCAACTGGCCTGCGAGGGCTACCGCATCGAAGGTCTGCCTTGGGACGGCCGGGACGACTTCGGCGACAAGCTGGGCCGGGGCGTCTATGTGTACCGGGTGGGCGTCGTCACCCCGGAAGGCGAGCGTGCCGAGAAGTTCGAGAAGCTCGTGATCCTGCGCTGA
- a CDS encoding type IX secretion system membrane protein PorP/SprF yields MGLALGVIVGLHAGAQDPQFTQFYANPLYLNPAFAGTARCPRVVMNYRNQWPALTGTFVTTSASYDQHVDGMMGGLGLLVTHDQAGKGTLNTTTVSGIYSYQQAISRKFSMKVGFQATYFQKSLDWSKLTFGDQIDPRRGFIYNTNDVPRGGSIGNADFSAGVLGYSDVFFVGFAAHHLTEPNESLIVGTSKLPMKLTGHAGAAIPVGMRGKYGDARTRISPNILYQQQAAFRQLNLGLYVDHGPITAGVWYRTRDAFIALIGFQTEKFKFGYSYDVTTSRLTTATAGSHEISVQLLFNCKPKSRRFRVVACPTF; encoded by the coding sequence ATGGGCCTTGCACTGGGGGTGATCGTTGGCCTGCACGCGGGTGCTCAGGATCCGCAGTTCACGCAGTTCTACGCCAATCCCTTGTACCTGAATCCCGCGTTCGCGGGCACCGCCCGTTGCCCGCGGGTGGTGATGAACTACCGCAACCAATGGCCGGCGCTCACGGGGACCTTCGTCACCACCAGCGCCAGCTACGACCAGCATGTGGATGGCATGATGGGCGGCCTTGGTCTGTTGGTCACCCACGACCAGGCCGGCAAGGGCACCCTCAACACCACCACGGTCAGTGGCATCTACTCCTACCAGCAGGCCATTTCGCGCAAGTTCTCCATGAAGGTGGGCTTCCAGGCCACCTACTTCCAGAAATCGCTCGACTGGAGCAAGCTCACCTTCGGCGACCAGATCGACCCGCGCCGGGGCTTCATCTACAACACCAATGACGTGCCCCGTGGCGGCTCCATCGGCAATGCGGACTTCAGCGCCGGGGTGCTGGGATACAGCGATGTGTTCTTCGTGGGCTTCGCCGCGCACCATCTCACCGAACCCAACGAATCGTTGATCGTGGGCACCAGCAAACTGCCCATGAAACTCACCGGCCACGCCGGCGCCGCTATCCCGGTGGGCATGCGCGGGAAGTATGGTGATGCCCGCACCCGCATCTCCCCGAACATACTTTATCAGCAGCAGGCGGCGTTTCGCCAGTTGAACCTGGGCCTCTACGTGGACCATGGTCCGATCACGGCGGGGGTCTGGTACCGGACCCGCGATGCCTTCATCGCCTTGATCGGCTTCCAAACCGAGAAGTTCAAGTTCGGCTACAGCTATGATGTGACCACTTCGCGCCTGACCACGGCCACCGCAGGTAGCCATGAGATCAGCGTGCAACTGCTCTTCAACTGCAAACCCAAGTCGAGAAGGTTCCGGGTCGTAGCCTGCCCCACCTTCTGA
- a CDS encoding SUMF1/EgtB/PvdO family nonheme iron enzyme — protein MSLARNIAIITACGALLSACQFEKSGATGWNYNDSKNGGFEKVGFEEQENGPGLVLIEGGQFTMGRVTDDLRHEWDNVPRTVTVSSYYMDEVEVTNFFWLEYLYWLERVFAADYPEIHKKALPDTLVWRSKLAFNEPYVEYYLRHPAYRDYPVVGVNWLQANDYCAWRTDRVNEIILIREGLFEHYPNQINEDHFTTDSYLAGQYESGKKVDGVTDFNPNRDTRNIKMEDGVLLPRYRLPTEAEWEYAAYGLVGNTVDERIIERRIYPWNGHWVRYDSRKKGGAFFGDFRGNFMRGRGDYMGVAGSLNDNADVTAPVYSYWPNDYGLYNMAGNVSEWVMDVYRHLSPEDKDDFRPFRGNVFKTKVLNSDGVVQDKHDLVNYDVDGIKYYLTEFQTLMQGRATDEEAQLIDDLLEQAEQAIDFKNTRKHDAAMQRVQDMVDNIKSKDLDICPKLLSGISDYQSDQPGDVRWRNVSVEENIDRRNYRNSDNINFRDGDVESSIYFDQADFEGNPMYDWGKTSLLNDRSRVYKGASWADRIYWANPGTRRHLDERQSTATIGFRCAMTRVGSPRGLNDSKRRDKLKR, from the coding sequence ATGAGCCTCGCAAGGAATATCGCCATCATCACCGCCTGCGGCGCGCTGCTCAGCGCCTGCCAGTTCGAGAAAAGCGGTGCCACCGGGTGGAACTACAACGACTCCAAGAACGGCGGCTTCGAGAAGGTCGGATTCGAGGAGCAGGAGAATGGCCCCGGCCTCGTGCTGATCGAGGGCGGCCAGTTCACCATGGGCCGTGTCACCGACGATCTGCGGCACGAGTGGGACAACGTGCCACGCACCGTCACGGTGTCCTCTTATTACATGGATGAAGTGGAGGTGACCAACTTCTTCTGGCTCGAGTATCTCTATTGGCTCGAGCGCGTCTTCGCGGCCGACTACCCGGAGATCCACAAAAAGGCCCTGCCCGACACCCTGGTCTGGCGCAGCAAGCTGGCCTTCAACGAACCCTACGTGGAATACTACCTGCGCCACCCGGCCTACCGCGACTACCCCGTGGTGGGCGTGAACTGGCTGCAGGCGAACGACTACTGCGCCTGGCGCACAGACCGCGTGAACGAGATCATCCTCATCCGCGAGGGGCTGTTCGAGCACTACCCCAACCAGATCAACGAGGACCACTTTACCACGGACTCCTATCTGGCCGGACAGTACGAGAGTGGCAAGAAGGTGGACGGTGTGACGGACTTCAACCCCAACCGTGACACGCGCAACATCAAGATGGAGGACGGCGTGCTGCTCCCCCGTTACCGCCTTCCCACCGAGGCCGAGTGGGAATACGCCGCGTACGGTCTGGTGGGCAATACGGTGGACGAGCGCATCATCGAGCGGCGCATCTACCCTTGGAACGGCCATTGGGTGCGTTACGACAGCCGCAAGAAAGGCGGCGCCTTCTTCGGCGATTTCCGCGGCAATTTCATGCGCGGCCGTGGCGATTACATGGGCGTGGCGGGCAGCCTGAACGACAATGCCGACGTGACGGCACCCGTCTACTCCTACTGGCCCAATGATTACGGCCTCTACAACATGGCCGGCAACGTGAGCGAATGGGTGATGGACGTGTACCGCCACCTGAGCCCGGAGGACAAGGACGACTTCCGCCCCTTCCGAGGCAACGTGTTCAAGACCAAGGTGCTCAACAGTGACGGCGTGGTGCAGGACAAGCACGACCTGGTGAACTACGACGTGGACGGCATCAAGTATTACCTCACCGAGTTCCAGACGCTGATGCAGGGCCGCGCCACGGATGAGGAGGCCCAACTCATCGACGACCTGCTGGAGCAGGCGGAACAGGCCATCGACTTCAAGAACACCCGCAAGCACGACGCCGCCATGCAGCGCGTGCAGGACATGGTGGACAACATCAAGAGCAAGGACCTGGACATCTGCCCGAAGCTTCTGAGCGGCATCAGCGACTACCAGTCCGACCAGCCGGGTGACGTGCGCTGGCGGAACGTTTCGGTGGAGGAGAACATCGACCGCCGCAACTACCGGAATTCAGACAACATCAACTTCCGCGACGGCGACGTGGAGAGCAGCATCTATTTCGACCAGGCCGATTTCGAGGGCAATCCGATGTACGACTGGGGCAAGACCTCCTTGCTCAACGACCGCAGCCGCGTGTACAAGGGCGCCTCCTGGGCAGACCGCATCTACTGGGCCAACCCCGGCACACGCCGCCACCTGGACGAGCGCCAAAGCACGGCCACCATCGGTTTCCGTTGCGCCATGACCCGCGTGGGCAGCCCACGGGGACTCAACGACTCCAAGCGTCGCGACAAGCTCAAGCGCTGA
- the murF gene encoding UDP-N-acetylmuramoyl-tripeptide--D-alanyl-D-alanine ligase, producing the protein MTTIEQIHKAFLGSSGACTDTRDIAEGVLFFALKGQRFDANAFAAEALGKGARQVVVDDPQVVRDERYLLVPNVLVALQELGRHHRRTFNIPVIGITGSNGKTTTKELLHAVLAVDRPTLATTGNLNNHIGVPLTLLGLTGEHRIAIIEMGANKPGDIAELAAIAEPTHALITNIGRAHLEGFGGLEGVVRTKTELYAHIKAHGGQLFVNADDGLLMEKSAGLRRATYGTTPKADTSGALVGEGPFMELVFAGRDGRAYHVATRLIGDYNLPNALAAVAIGQYFGVADDRIAEALAAYVPGNNRSEFRDTGRNQLVMDAYNANPTSMAAALRNLAAMRSDRPKLAILGDMLELGADSAREHEAIVALVKDLGLAARFVGPEFQLRTKELSYPDAASLLGSLNKEPLTGHLVLVKGSRGIRLEAVVEAL; encoded by the coding sequence ATGACCACCATTGAACAGATCCACAAGGCCTTCCTCGGCTCCAGTGGAGCCTGCACGGATACGCGGGACATCGCGGAGGGCGTTCTCTTCTTCGCCCTGAAGGGGCAGCGATTCGATGCCAACGCATTCGCGGCGGAAGCGCTCGGCAAGGGAGCCCGCCAGGTGGTGGTGGACGACCCGCAGGTGGTGCGCGATGAGCGGTACCTGCTGGTGCCCAACGTGCTCGTGGCACTGCAGGAACTCGGACGTCATCATCGCCGCACCTTCAACATCCCGGTGATCGGCATTACGGGCAGCAACGGCAAGACCACCACCAAGGAGCTGCTGCACGCCGTGCTGGCCGTGGACCGACCCACGCTGGCCACCACGGGCAACCTGAACAACCACATCGGGGTGCCGCTCACCCTGTTGGGACTCACCGGGGAGCACCGGATCGCCATCATCGAGATGGGCGCCAACAAGCCGGGTGACATCGCCGAATTGGCGGCCATCGCGGAACCGACGCACGCGCTGATCACCAACATCGGACGCGCGCATCTGGAAGGCTTCGGTGGCCTCGAGGGGGTTGTGCGCACGAAGACCGAACTCTACGCGCACATCAAAGCACATGGTGGCCAGCTCTTCGTGAATGCGGACGACGGCCTGCTGATGGAGAAGAGCGCCGGTCTGCGCAGGGCCACCTACGGCACCACCCCGAAGGCGGACACCTCCGGCGCACTGGTCGGCGAAGGTCCCTTCATGGAACTCGTATTCGCAGGCCGCGATGGCCGTGCGTACCATGTGGCCACCCGCCTCATCGGCGACTACAACCTGCCGAACGCCTTGGCCGCGGTCGCCATCGGGCAGTACTTCGGTGTGGCCGACGACCGTATCGCCGAAGCCTTGGCGGCCTATGTGCCGGGCAACAACCGGTCGGAGTTCCGCGATACCGGCCGCAACCAATTGGTGATGGATGCCTACAACGCCAACCCCACCAGCATGGCGGCGGCGCTGAGGAACCTCGCGGCCATGCGCAGCGACCGGCCCAAGCTGGCCATCCTGGGCGACATGCTGGAACTGGGCGCGGACAGTGCCCGGGAACATGAAGCCATCGTTGCACTGGTCAAGGACCTCGGCCTTGCCGCACGCTTCGTGGGACCGGAATTCCAGCTCCGCACCAAGGAACTGTCCTACCCCGATGCCGCATCACTGCTGGGATCCCTGAATAAGGAACCCCTCACCGGGCACCTGGTGTTGGTGAAGGGATCGCGGGGGATCAGGCTGGAGGCGGTGGTGGAAGCCCTTTAG